A window of Pieris rapae chromosome 22, ilPieRapa1.1, whole genome shotgun sequence genomic DNA:
GCAAACCGTCAACTGTCATCTCAGACTACATTCTCCATCCATTCTAAGATGGCGCACACAATTTTGcattgattgatttattagGATATCCTcctaatcaaaatattttaccccACCTTACgcacataacaaaaatctatattaacatataatttacgaGAAGATTAATTGTAGacttgtttgatgatttgctttttttaaaaaagagtaccgagagttttttactccggctttttctctcggccaacaccctctgtcttcatgtttttgtattttatatttgtctcatgccaacaggttcgaatttaatgacgtggaataagtatAGAATAAGTAAGTATAGAAAGAATAACCATGATTgttgttccaaaataaacgtattttattatgttttatttttaacctgcaattaattaatgttccTAATCACTCCTTcttttaaagtatgtatacAAAACATGATAACTATTTGAGGCCTACGCTCCATGACTCCTGATTCATAGACAAAACCCCATATATTATACGGGACATTATTGTACGGGAGacagatatattatttgaaagttCTGTCTCGTTTACCCTTAGtcaaaatatacatgaaaCTGATTAAACCTAGGAAACTCACCTAGTATTCCCAATGCTGTGAGACGCCCCATTTCCGTAGACCTACTgcataaagattattttttttcatttttataccaaaatcattgttattatttcatgGTACGCTAATGAATGCGTACTTACACATTTTTGTTGAGAAACGGTTTTGATTCTATTGATAATATGACAGTTAATATATACTGTGGATTTGGTTTTTGTCAAGGGTTATCGATATGTACAATAGTTtgttaatcaaatcaaaaatcatttattcatataggtaacataatgtacacttgtgaacgtcaaaaaaaagaaatataaattaaatgattctaatattacatttactgccagttctcaaatcaaaggcgtagaacggaagggagaactggcaataaactctccgccactctttttaatcgtcaagttttttttacatgtgaTTACTATGCCCCAGTAGAAATGACCCCGATGCCTCTTTAACGCGGCCTTATCGAACTGTATGAGGTGGTTTTAGTGAGTATTGCTCACCCAGTCTAAGGCATAGCTGGTGTGGGTCCCACATACTACTGCCACTAATTAAGAAAAGGCTAATCAGTCTAAAACGATATCTAGCTTACAATATTGCATATCGTATGGCATAGAAGTAGTCGTTTTCATTCTCGTGCGTCGTTTcttttagaattaatatatCTGACGCGGCGAAATAAAAAAGGCtggtataatatacatataaagtcTTCCACGTTTCGCTTCACaagatattttcttttgacCAGCGAACTGCGTATTCGACTCCCGATAGGTATCTAccaactgtttaaaaaaaagtatactcTATTAAACCCGACAACTCGTGTGATATTCCAGGTCTCTTGAACGGTAAAACGGTAGATTTTAAATGCTGAATctaaatttttactaaatgATTTAGTTGTCacttaatttaacaatattagtcacctatgtaataataaattaaaaaagtgcgtgcgtcctaagtacacatgtcagacgtaaattaattattacaaaggtAAAAGCaccaataaatgattttaccaGTATATAATCACTCCATATTGTTTACATACTGGATACgtgttaatgataatataaaaaaaatccgtggcgctacaacctctttaggtcctggcctcagatttttatatatgtttcatgataatttctaataggtaagtagatgatcagcctccagtgcctgacacacgtcgtcgactttttgggtctaagacatatcggtttcctcacgatgttttccttcaccgttcgatcaaatgttaaatgcgcataaagaaagaaattccattggtgcacagcccgggctcgaacctacgacctcgggtatgagagtcgtacgctgaagccactaggccaacactgctatgataatataaataaataaaaaatgtgcgTTTACTTCAGAAGACGTTTTGCaacagaatttccatctaaagttctaatatgtaactactaaacgaatacatcaaccaatctCTTAATCTTTCCCACAACAGCTCTCTTCCACCTCTCGTTCCATGCggatttcctttttttattgcctttacaaatttgaaatttaatattattataatatacaaacatacGGGACACGTTTAATGtatctttagattttattctATCATTGTTATGCTTAATTGAGTataacgtaaataattaaaacgatagtatataaacgaatttttttttgttcatgtCAATGTCAAACCTCACAATGGGCATACACGGGTTTTTCTTCCTGGGTAAGTGTTgagatatttttcaaaatacttttatattttttaaatcatatttttctgTATGGACAAGTCATTTACTCTAATTTGTGTTAGGGTAAGTTCCACAAAGCGCAAAGTATGACTCCGATAAGACTTGGCTGTATGGactaaagtcctttgcctttcccattagggataaattaaagaaaaaaaaatatgactcCCGTttgacatatataattttgacattCGGATGACAAATTTGGCGCCAAGTTTCGACTCTACGTTCACGAAGTCGGGAAATATctcgtatatattttaagaaaaaaacggCTGGAATCCAATATTCTGGCGAACGTATTTTCTTAGAAATATTAGTAGACGCGGCAAGCATGCCGTAATCAttgctattaaattttacatgcaTGAAATAAACGAGACGATTACTATTAGACTGCTTTtcaacctttaaaaaaatggtattCATTGATTCTAACTCCGTTCTAATTATCATTTACTTGTACTGGAGTTAAATGTTGattcacataaaataattctactacgacacaatttaatataacgaGCGCGTTGGCGGCCTTGATTAAGacgttaataatttgtaacagATTCAAATGATGCatggaatacatttttaaacatacattatgtaattaatatagatttatacaaatataattaaattctcgTGTAACAGTGTATACAAACTGCTCCAAGACGatcgatttttataaaatttaggtGTACATTTGGTAGGACTAGTACATTTTATACCCTTGAAGCATTTGACtgacctatatatatatatatatatatatatatatggggGACATATGATACGATAGATATTTCTTCTACCACCAACctccattttttattaaacagtttCATACGGCTACTGAAACGtaggttttttttagaatttcaaATACTATGTGAAAGAACGTCTATGGTAGCATTATACATCCAAAtgcttaaacatatttatattatatagcctTCCTATCTTCTGTCCATAGTTCAGCAAATCTCATAAGTCAAATTTTAAGGGCATCCCCTTCAAACTTTGAGATTGCTGGCTTGGAAGAAGCTAGAAACGCTTTCTTAATTGCATGCCCAGGtcaaaattttccattttctcTAAATTCACAGAGGAGCTGGGACGACATAGACAGTAAAATGACTTATGACAATCTTTTGAGCCGTAGTACAGGTTCAGCACGTGCTAGGCTTTTGGCCGTGGGTACGCATGAGGCCGGCTATTGGCTTCACGCTTACCCTTCGTCAAATACAGGAACATTTCTTGAACCTGACACGCTCCGAATCGCAACCTGTCTGCGGCTTGGGGTACCGGTCTGCGCTCCTCATActtgtccctgtggcagtgatgTCGACAAACTAGGACATCACGGACtatcatgtcaaaaaagtGCTGGCCGCTTCTCGAGACATGCCGCACTCAACGATATCATACATCGGTCCCTTGCCACCGTCAACGTGCCTAATCTACTTCAGCCGACTGGAATTGctagagacgatggcaagagaccggacggtatgagtttgattccatggaagatgggtcgggttttggtatgggatgccacctgttcagacacactggccccttccaatcttcatggaacttacaagagagctggtgcggcttgtgatgcggctgaaaaagctaaagtctgcaaatcccctgtatttgattttggtctaggctctgaatatgattttgtcccattcggtgtcgagacccttggtccgtggggtcctagcgcattaaagctttttagggaattatcaaaaaggttagtcgacatcacaggagaacgaagagctggcagctacctcgcacaaagaattagtctagctattcaaagagggaacgctgctagtatcttcggaaccttgcctaaagggactccttttaataatattttttaataattaaattttaaggttagtttttagatatatttttagtttgtaattgtatataaatatttattagatataaagtaatatgcagaaattataatataataaacaagttttatattattaatattaaatttcaaaatattaaactaataaaaaatataattgtagtttattcaaatatacctaataatcttgaaatgtaataattaaaacattttattaaaaggagtccctttaggcaaggttccgaagatactggcagcgttccccctttgaatagctaaaACTAAatcttagatattttattctacTCTTCCAGACTTTCAATTACTTTTCTTTCTTCACATTACTGCTGCTGATAAGTGGtttggatttttatatttattttttatttaaaaaaagacaaaattcGCAGACTTTTTACGAGAGATACTTAAGAAATATGCTTGGATATTACAGTACtgatagcaaaaaaaaaaaacaaaattcgcAGACTTTTTACAAGAGATACTTAAGAAATATGCTTGGATATTACAGTACtgatagcaaaaaaaaaacaaaattcgcAGACTTTTTACGAGAGATACTTAAGAAATATGCTTGGATATTACAGTACtgatagcaaaaaaaaaaacaaaattcgcAGACTTTTAACGAGAGATACTTAAGAAATATGCTTGGATATTACAGTACtgatagcaaaaaaaaaacaaaattcgcAGACTTTTTACGAGAGATACTTAAGAAATATGCTTGGATATTACAGTACTGATAGCAAGTGCAGCCGCCGCACCATGGCGTTGCTTCCGCACCAATGGTGGTACGGTGTGCTTTGGGGACCTCGGCCAGCCTACCCTTTGCCCCCCAAACATCAACATAGGACGCGCTGGCCCACCTTGCACCGGCCCGGCTACAATATACACACCCCCTTGCCCGTGCCCTTGCCCTCCCCCACCATGCCCACCACCATGCCCCCCGCCTTGCCCACCACCATGTCCAGAGCCCGAACCATGCCCTTGTGATTATTAAGGCAAAAGAATCTGTTAAAtttggggtttgaaaatttataaatttgggGAAAATGGGTTTAGGATTTTAAGAAATACGTCACGTTTCATTTACAATGTTCTTATATTTGGCTTTGTCAATGTTTGGTTGATAacgttaataaaatgtttttggaCTGAGcttgtattttactttttgttgtaACAAgtatgattataattttcaacatTACCTGGATGTTTTTAtagcattaatttaaataatagcagtgttggcctagtggattcagcgtgcgactctcatacctgaggtcgtaagttcgattcccggctgtgcaccaatggatttttttttctatgtgcgcatttaacatttgctcgaacggtgaaggaaaacatcgtgaggaaaccgacatgtcttagacccaaaaagtcacctacttggctattagatttaaatatgatcatgaaatagattcaaAAAACTGAGACCGagacctaaaagaggttgtagcgccactgatttatttatatattaaataataaatgttttatttaatcgcATATGCAATTACACTTATAAATGAGATTAAAAATGGCTTTAGATACGCAcgaatatacttttttaatgtagACGAACGAATCTGTTGTTTTTACAGTGTCTATTTTTACCTACTTCGCATTCTATAATCGTtggtacggtgaaggaaaacatcgtagaAAACCGGCCGCGCCGAACCGAGAAGGCGTATTTCGggcctacttgcctattaggtaaaacaaataatcacgaatcagaaattatattatttttggtcagaaattttacattatattttatacataatttacatgtaaaaatataatatatactctaaatttaatcaaattactAGATTCTCTTGTAAATATTTGCTAAGAAACTAGAACAATCATTACACGAAGGAGTaggattatatattataaatatataatatatatattttgaagttaAAAGTCGTTTCCAAATCAACCTTCGTCTCAAATCAAATATAACAACAACTATCAATTATCGAAAAATATAACCTTTGAGTCACAGTTGTGAAAAGTACCTTGTACTACAAAGATTGTGTAACCCGTTGTTTCATACAGTTAACAATCAAAATACTGCTGTTCAATAATGCAAACGCGgcatgtatgtatatgtagtaTGGACTCCGCACTTAGACGCCCATTTGGTCCATTGTGCGTAAAGGCctggttaatttttaaatgattccTCTGACTCTGAAACAGCCTCAAACCTCAATCCTGCAGACGCGGCATTAAAGTCAAGATATGGCGCTTCGCATCCCACGTGGGCATCGCATCGCAGCGGGACAAGTTctgcctaaaattatcaattacaGTATCActacatcactacatagtataaaacaaagtcactttctctgtccctatgtccctttgtatgcttaaatctttgaaactacgcaacggattttgattttttattagatagaatgattcaagaggaaggtttatatgtataacatccattaaatagtggagaagtactggtatgtttgaggtttctaatgtgatgtcgtaaataattacattttttccgcttacattggaaacgcaggctgaaccctacgagttttatcaaaataatgtactaagtattgtacacattgaaaagatCTACAGgaaagtccatgatggtatatgactatctcttatggataacccacatttataaaacgttcacagattttctgtagtgtatttagtatcagcattgcacccgtgcgaagccggggcgggctAGTAGTATATAATTACAGTAGTATCAGTAAGTTGCGTCACTTCTTGTGAATAGCACTTCTTTTCCCGCCAGTGAATAAATGCAGTATCTTAATTCAGTTCCAGTTCTATGAGGGTATACTTAAGAAACGGGCCTTAGCGTGCTAAGGGAGATACTTTGGTACTAAATCCCTGGAATGTAGAAATAAACAACACGACCTGATGTTTTTACAGGCTACTTGCAACAGTTTAATTGGCTACCATGACTTTTTCTCGCTTTTACTATTTCACAcgcttttttcattttctatgaAAAAGGTACAAGGAAAACCCAACTATTTCAAATTTCTTGGTCTATTACAAACTATTTACGTAACACAAGTTACCAGTAAATAAGTATTCATCTTTAGCTACATTAAACTAAAGAGtgccttaaaaataaaaaactcgaacatgtattatttaaaaaaattactgttttattcctcttttttattaaaaataatacaataaataatgcgaacttcgtttctccttaatgtgtttttacttagcctacctttttagtagataccaacatggaacattttgctttgctaccccagagactgttcggttttccggaatgaaaaatTTTTAGGTTTgtctgtgaatttttctctaaATAAACCTCAGagtcataagtttttaattaacacataaaaaatGGGCGTTGACAGCTTTTTCTTTCGAGGACCGGCCATCCAAGGTAAAGAAAGGAAGAAGTCAAGGAAAAATATGATTGCCTCATTCTTTGGTCTAAAAGGTTATTTCGTGACAGTTGGGCTAGAAGATAGAAGGACAGTTACTGCAGACTGGTGTGTCAATCGCTGTATGCCTGCCATGTCTTGGTAAAAATTCATCAGCAGCGCCCTCGAAGCAGGATCCTCCTTCACCACGACAATGCTTCAGCGCACTTCGCAAAAcggactgttgaatattttactatgGCAGGTGTCGAGAGGAGTCATCCGCCATACAGTCCTGACCTGGCACTATGcgacttttattttttcttgagaactaaattttaaattcaaggtATTCGTTTTACGAGCCCTAGAATGCGGTGAAAGCGTACGAAAATTCCATAGAAGaggaagaatgggcccactggttttctcagtggttccatcgaatgaTGACGATGTAGACTGAAATCGAGATTATTtcgtaaaacaataaaagtattggcaaatttctacattaagccgttcTTCGATCTTCAAAAATTTTCTCTACCTAGGTAGAACAGGATTTAATAGAAACAACATACaacatattaacaatttattttattctattgcCGTTCCAAGTAGATCGAACGGCATTTGTACAGTTTTTAGCGGAAAAATGGCAATTTTAGAAATGGTTGGCATTCCTGAGTCGTATTTCATGTCCTGGCAGAATTGGGGACATGCCTGTGCACATACACCTGTAAaacatagaaaattattaaaacaactcCATGAaacactaataatatatatataatatactaataatatataataattaataacttcttttgtttttaataagttgttttcttttctgaGGAAACAGcgaatgtttttgttttatatttttggattaaatggttctaataaattaaaattaaataaataaataaggattACAATTGAGCAtgttaagattaattaaacttgtttgtaacataataaaaattaaaaaaaatatactaatagaTGACCCGTTGAATTTGGTGCCTATGTATATATCAATCAACGTcgtgataaatttaaaaaaaaattactggcGCTACAGCTAATTTGGCACTGGGCTAAATATCTgtttagacatagacataacattataCTGACTAAACacatacacacaaaataacaataatcaaagaaaaaaaataaagattgagAAATAccatgaaaaaattattttagagaaGAAGAGAAGAGAAGGTGCGTTGTATTGTAAGTGTGcgtgtaatgcgtgtgtgctggggttgtaattggccctggctcagcatgatgctgaggagcagactgTTTCACAGCGCTGCTCTTTCTGCCAGAGATCACAGACACACAGAAAGAATGAACTTATACTAAtacttagaaaaaatatatattagtaaaatatagcAGTGTAAGCAATGATGCCTTGTGTAAAAgtgtatagtaataaaataaaatatatatacgtcCCAATGTGCTTTGAtttgtttagtatatttttcttagtttatacaataaatttcgTTCACATAAGCATgtaatatacgtatatatgtcAAAACTTATTCATAAGtgacattattttacattttaaaaatctgaaataCGCCATTATGCGAATATTGtggatataaatttattcgtAACCTTTAagtttacacatttaatactTTGATAGTTGCGAAACCCATTAACATTGTATTcgatctttttttttcttgcattTTTTCGTCAATTTTCATTTGAGAGTACAGCCGTTCTCGATAAGTGTTCAGACAACCCCGACTTCTttatacagggcgtcccaagACTACGGAACAtcaaagtaccttaaatatcaTAGATAGGATATTTTGCtgcatatacatacatacattaaatcacgttgttcctttttttaatactatgatattataattttttttgatgccaaacaaacaaattgagtgattttttttcatatttaagtcGGTTTCGGACCAGTAATATAATACCAGACAAGTCATTTTTAGAAAATCAACGAATGCACTAATACTTAACTTTCGAAATTAAATAAGATCTTTCAGAATAAATATGCTATGTacgatatttaaggtactttccttCGATGTCCCAAAGTCTCAGGACGCCTTAtattaaggtttttaattgtatgtatgtttgttatGAATATTTCCAATATACGgattattaataagattttatttccaaatgATTATAACGAAGCCAggactaataattaaataatcaaacacatacccataattaaaaataacaatttgaacAAAATCATCTCAGTGTGAATCGttactgaaataaaacaaacaaaactcacttttatattttcgatatagaaaatattattaattccacCTGTTCCGAACGAACgcttaatttcatttaataaaaatatttaacatttaaaaatacaaattctcagaataataattattttaaacgaatATGTTGGTTAGTTTCTGTTTGCTCGTTCGAATCCATGGCAGACTTTGAGGCCTCCGTTGGATGTTTAATCGTAAAATTTTACtggaaattgttaaaataaagcttttgtAAGTGTAAATACGATCTATATTGGTTATTCTTCAACATTGTAAacaactataatataaatataaatatatatttatataagtgaaaccgattgtggatacatctaatgtgtttattttatgttttatttttattgtaaagatgtatctgttttgtttccaaataaataaatagagttCATATGCAGGCGACAGatgtcattttaaaatatccaaGGATAGAAGTCTCATATGTCCCGATGCCGTcagattttctttctatacgGTTTTCTCAATCTATATACGTATTTTTAGAAACATGAACTCACGATTTGCATTGTTTCAAACTTTGCTTTgagaagaaattaaatatttatttgaaagtttCAAATTCCCTAACTTCTTcgcattaacattttaaaatacttttaggCAGTTACTTCATACATAAGAAATGAGTTTGAGTGATTTCAAAGATATATAACCAAAAATTAATAGCAAAAGTAGCCACGGACCAATTCgagtatttttttgatttattctTTGATGTTTGAGGAAGGCTGTATGGAGATAAAAAatcagaatttttttttgtataagtacaaaaaaacatattttttctgatttttttggtttttattctTAACGAACGAACAGTCTTTATAGGGTAGCTACTAAAAAAGAGAAAATCATATTAAGCCGAAACTAAGTCCTCGGGGACAGCTAGTTATGTATTCTGTGCTTGTACcgttgtaattaatatatttttttattatttagtctaCTTCTCTGCCATCGTGTCCAGGGACTATTTCTAtctcacaatttttttccaaaaaaaaagatatattatacaGTTACAGTTACCAATATCTATTCTACGTAGTTTCGCACAGGTATATAGaaactcaaaaaataatatgaaactaTCACTTCGCCGAATATGATGGATGaacttcttttttaataactacatTTCTGAAATCGACTGTCGTAAATGTTTGAGAATAGATATAAATGTCtgaaatcaaacaaaatattttgtatct
This region includes:
- the LOC123690131 gene encoding small proline-rich protein 2H-like; this translates as MGIHGFFFLVLIASAAAAPWRCFRTNGGTVCFGDLGQPTLCPPNINIGRAGPPCTGPATIYTPPCPCPCPPPPCPPPCPPPCPPPCPEPEPCPCDY